The nucleotide window GCGCGCCAGTACCTGCCCCCGCCCGGTTCGGAAAAGAACCAGACCAGCTGTGTGGATGGGAAGCGGCAGCACCCCGGCGAGCGCCGCAAGGGCCACGTCATACTGAGCCGGAATCCGTGGCGCAGCGAGCAGGGTGATGTGAGCGCGGTTCGAGGCCGCGGTGTGCCTGGCCTGGGAAGGTAAGCCGGCCTGCTTGAGGATGTCCCAGTCTGAACGCAGGAGCTCCTCCCCCGTTACATCGAGGAGGAGCTCCACGCTGTCCACGGTCAGCGCGGATTCTGCCGGTAGTCGCCGATTCCGAAGGAGCCATCCTCCTCCACCGTGCCCGATCTCGGATCGTATTGCGGCCGCTGGTAAGCCATCTCCCCGCCGCTGCGGCCGCCGAACGGGCGCCCGTGATCCGCGTATTCCTCGCGGAAGTACGCCAGGCACCAGTCACCGAGCTGGACACGTGCGCCGGTTCTCAGGATGGACGGGCCTTCCGACTGGACGCTGCCACGGACAGGCCCGTGCGGCATGAGCACGTATTCGTCGTCGGCGTTGTGCTCAACCGTCGCATGCACGGGAAGCAGTCCGTCGAGCACCAGGTCGGCGTCCGGCGAGCTTCCGATCACCAGCTTCTCCCCGACCAGATTCACTTCACGCGGGACCTGCCCGTTCCAGGTGTCGGAATCCTGCACGAAGATGAGGCGCGGA belongs to Arthrobacter tumbae and includes:
- a CDS encoding 2'-5' RNA ligase family protein — encoded protein: MDSVELLLDVTGEELLRSDWDILKQAGLPSQARHTAASNRAHITLLAAPRIPAQYDVALAALAGVLPLPIHTAGLVLFRTGRGQVLARLGVVSEALCGLHRAVHAALGDVPDVAGNCVPNRWVPHITLARGMNSGQVAQAVDLLPGDRGRLLLRSLRRWDSHEKTTTALGSATA